In Schlegelella aquatica, one DNA window encodes the following:
- a CDS encoding helix-turn-helix transcriptional regulator, whose amino-acid sequence MSFLDAAHESPTDKDPFLAALGERIRNLRARRGLTRKATALAAGISERHLANLELGTGNASILVLVQVARALQCSLAEILGDVTTSSPEWLMIRELLEGRSEADLHRARLKLAELFDGGADRQGRLARIALVGLRGAGKSTLGRMLAEDLGYPFVELSREIEKVAGCSIVEIHSLYGTNAYRRYERRALEEIVQIYPEVVIATPGGIVSDPATFNLLLTHCLTVWLQADPEDHMKRVIAQGDFRPMSGSREAMDDLKRILAGRAAFYAKADLTYNTSGHSLEETFVGLRAAVRQTAGLMDWAA is encoded by the coding sequence GTGAGCTTCCTCGACGCGGCCCACGAATCGCCCACCGACAAGGACCCGTTCCTCGCGGCGCTGGGCGAGCGCATCCGCAACCTGCGCGCCCGGCGAGGGCTGACGCGCAAGGCGACCGCACTGGCCGCCGGGATCTCCGAGCGCCATCTGGCGAACCTCGAGCTGGGCACCGGCAACGCGTCGATCCTGGTGCTGGTGCAGGTGGCGCGGGCGCTGCAATGCTCGCTGGCCGAGATCCTGGGCGACGTGACCACCTCGTCGCCCGAGTGGCTGATGATCCGCGAACTGCTGGAAGGCCGCTCCGAAGCCGACCTGCACCGCGCGCGCCTGAAGCTGGCCGAGCTGTTCGACGGCGGCGCGGACCGCCAGGGCCGGCTCGCCCGCATCGCCCTCGTCGGTCTGCGCGGGGCCGGCAAGTCCACGCTGGGCCGCATGCTGGCCGAGGACCTGGGCTACCCCTTCGTCGAGCTGAGCCGCGAGATCGAGAAGGTGGCCGGCTGCAGCATCGTCGAGATCCACTCGCTGTACGGCACCAACGCCTACCGCCGCTACGAGCGGCGCGCGCTGGAGGAGATCGTGCAGATCTACCCCGAGGTCGTGATCGCCACCCCGGGCGGCATCGTCTCGGACCCGGCCACGTTCAATCTGCTGCTCACCCACTGCCTGACGGTGTGGCTGCAGGCGGACCCGGAGGACCACATGAAGCGGGTCATCGCGCAGGGGGACTTCCGGCCGATGTCGGGCAGCCGCGAGGCGATGGACGACCTCAAGCGCATCCTGGCCGGACGGGCGGCCTTCTACGCGAAGGCGGACCTCACCTACAACACGAGCGGCCATTCGCTGGAGGAGACCTTCGTGGGTCTGCGCGCCGCGGTGCGCCAGACCGCCGGGCTCATGGACTGGGCCGCCTGA
- the boxC gene encoding 2,3-epoxybenzoyl-CoA dihydrolase, translated as MSAAPRVDYQTDPSRYKHWKLSVEGPVATLAMDVAEDGGVRPGYKLKLNSYDLGVDIELHDALNRIRFEHPQVRTVILTSLKDRIFCSGANIFMLGLSSHAWKVNFCKFTNETRNGIEDSSRHEGLKFLAAVNGSCAGGGYELALACDEILLVDDRSSSVSLPEVPLLGVLPGTGGLTRLTDKRRVRHDRADLFCTTTEGVRGQRALEWRLVDALAKPAQFAQAVQERARKLAQASDRPQDAKGVPLPPLARRIEAEAIRYEYVEVTIDRAHRAATFTVKAPAKPQPGDLAGIEAAGARWWPLQMARELDDAILEMRTNELEIGTWLLKTEGDAQAVLACDEALQQHANHWFVRQVRGLLRRTLARLDVSSRTLFALVEPGSCFAGTLAELAFAADRSYMLALPDEPARAPTLTLGDVNFGAYPMVNGQSRLARRFYEEEGPLQAARAAIGRALDADEALELGLVTSAPDDIDWTDEIRLAIEERAAMSPDALTGMEANLRFAGRETMETRIFGRLSAWQNWIFQRPNAVGDKGALKVYGKGEKAQFDLHRV; from the coding sequence ATGAGCGCAGCCCCCCGCGTGGATTACCAGACCGACCCCTCCCGCTACAAGCACTGGAAACTCAGCGTCGAGGGCCCCGTCGCCACCCTGGCGATGGACGTCGCCGAGGACGGCGGTGTGCGCCCCGGCTACAAGCTCAAGCTCAACTCCTACGACCTGGGTGTCGACATCGAACTGCACGACGCGCTCAACCGCATCCGCTTCGAGCATCCCCAGGTCCGCACCGTGATCCTGACGAGCCTGAAGGACCGCATCTTCTGCTCGGGCGCCAACATCTTCATGCTGGGCCTGTCGTCGCATGCCTGGAAGGTGAACTTCTGCAAGTTCACCAACGAGACGCGCAACGGCATCGAGGACTCCAGCCGGCACGAGGGCCTGAAGTTCCTCGCCGCGGTGAACGGCTCGTGCGCCGGCGGCGGCTACGAGCTGGCCCTGGCCTGCGACGAGATCCTGCTGGTGGACGACCGCTCGTCCTCGGTCTCGTTGCCGGAGGTGCCGCTCCTGGGCGTGCTGCCCGGCACCGGGGGCCTCACCCGGCTGACCGACAAGCGCCGCGTGCGCCACGACCGCGCGGACCTCTTCTGCACCACGACCGAGGGCGTGCGCGGCCAGCGGGCGCTGGAATGGCGCCTGGTGGATGCGCTGGCCAAGCCCGCGCAGTTCGCGCAGGCGGTGCAAGAGCGCGCGCGCAAGCTCGCTCAGGCGAGCGACCGCCCGCAAGACGCCAAGGGCGTGCCACTTCCGCCGCTGGCGCGCCGGATCGAGGCCGAGGCGATCCGCTACGAGTACGTCGAGGTGACGATCGACCGCGCCCACCGGGCGGCGACCTTCACGGTCAAGGCGCCGGCAAAGCCGCAACCGGGCGACCTCGCCGGCATCGAGGCCGCCGGCGCGCGCTGGTGGCCCCTGCAGATGGCGCGCGAACTGGACGACGCGATCCTGGAGATGCGCACCAACGAGTTGGAGATCGGCACCTGGCTGCTGAAGACCGAAGGCGATGCGCAGGCCGTGCTGGCCTGCGACGAGGCGCTGCAGCAGCACGCGAACCACTGGTTCGTGCGCCAGGTGCGCGGCCTGCTGCGACGCACCCTGGCGCGGCTCGACGTGTCGTCGCGCACGCTGTTCGCGCTCGTCGAGCCCGGCTCGTGCTTCGCGGGCACGCTGGCCGAGCTGGCGTTCGCGGCCGACCGCAGCTACATGCTGGCGCTGCCCGACGAGCCGGCGCGCGCGCCCACACTCACGCTGGGGGACGTCAACTTCGGTGCCTACCCGATGGTCAACGGCCAGTCGCGCTTGGCGCGGCGCTTCTACGAAGAGGAAGGCCCGCTGCAGGCGGCCCGGGCGGCCATCGGCCGCGCGCTGGACGCCGACGAGGCGCTCGAGCTGGGCCTGGTGACGTCGGCCCCGGACGACATCGACTGGACCGACGAGATCCGCCTGGCGATCGAGGAACGCGCGGCGATGTCGCCCGATGCGCTCACCGGCATGGAGGCCAACCTGCGCTTCGCCGGGCGCGAGACGATGGAAACGCGCATCTTCGGCCGCCTGTCGGCCTGGCAGAACTGGATCTTCCAACGCCCCAACGCAGTGGGCGACAAGGGCGCGCTCAAGGTGTACGGCAAGGGCGAGAAGGCCCAGTTCGATCTTCACCGTGTGTAG
- the boxB gene encoding benzoyl-CoA 2,3-epoxidase subunit BoxB, with protein sequence MSSINYSEKIPNNVNLAEDRTLQRALEQWQPNFLHWWADMGPEGSQNFDVYLRTAISVDPQGWAQFGYVKMPDYRWGIFLNPKEEGRKIHFGEHLGENAWQEVPGEHRANLRRIIVTQGDTEPASVEQQRHLGLTAPSLYDLRNLFQVNVEEGRHLWAMVYLLHRYFGRDGREEAEALLERRSGDEDNPRILGAFNEKTPDWLSFYMFTYFTDRDGKFQLAALAESGFDPLARTTKFMLTEEAHHMFVGESGVARVIQRTCEVMNQLKTDDPAQVRAAGVIDLPTIQRYLNFHYSVTIDLFGADQSSNAATFYTSGLKGRYEEGKRTDDHRLKGETYRILDVQGGQLVEKEVPMLNALNEVLRDDFIKDSMAGVARWNKVIEKAGLPFRLTVPHKAFHRRIGTLAGVHVTPEGRVVSQAEWEAHRDEWLPSAEDRAFVGSLMGRVVEPGKFANWIAPPVMGINRQPIDFEYVRFN encoded by the coding sequence ATGTCGTCCATCAACTACAGCGAGAAGATCCCGAACAACGTCAATCTGGCCGAGGACCGCACGCTGCAGCGTGCGCTCGAGCAGTGGCAGCCCAACTTCCTCCACTGGTGGGCCGACATGGGCCCCGAAGGCTCGCAGAACTTCGACGTGTACCTGCGCACCGCGATCAGCGTGGACCCGCAGGGCTGGGCGCAATTCGGCTACGTGAAGATGCCGGACTACCGCTGGGGCATCTTCCTGAACCCGAAGGAAGAGGGCCGCAAGATCCATTTCGGCGAGCACCTGGGCGAGAACGCCTGGCAGGAGGTGCCGGGCGAGCACCGGGCCAACCTGCGCCGCATCATCGTCACGCAAGGCGACACCGAGCCCGCCTCGGTGGAGCAGCAGCGCCACCTGGGCCTGACCGCGCCGAGCCTGTACGACCTGCGCAACCTGTTCCAGGTCAACGTGGAGGAAGGCCGTCACCTGTGGGCGATGGTCTACCTGCTGCACCGCTACTTCGGTCGCGACGGGCGCGAGGAAGCCGAGGCCTTGCTGGAGCGCCGCTCGGGCGACGAGGACAACCCGCGCATCCTGGGCGCCTTCAATGAGAAGACGCCCGACTGGCTGAGCTTCTACATGTTCACCTACTTCACCGACCGCGACGGCAAGTTCCAGCTCGCCGCGCTGGCCGAGTCGGGCTTCGACCCGCTGGCACGCACGACGAAGTTCATGCTGACGGAGGAGGCGCACCACATGTTCGTCGGGGAGTCCGGCGTGGCGCGAGTGATCCAGCGCACCTGCGAGGTGATGAACCAGCTCAAGACCGACGACCCGGCCCAGGTGCGCGCCGCCGGCGTGATCGACCTGCCCACGATCCAGCGCTACCTCAACTTCCACTACAGCGTGACGATCGACCTGTTCGGCGCCGACCAGTCGTCGAATGCCGCGACCTTCTACACCTCGGGCCTGAAGGGCCGCTACGAGGAAGGCAAGCGCACCGACGACCACCGCCTCAAGGGGGAGACCTACCGCATCCTCGACGTGCAGGGCGGCCAGTTGGTCGAGAAGGAGGTGCCGATGCTCAACGCCTTGAACGAGGTGCTGCGCGACGACTTCATCAAGGACTCGATGGCCGGCGTGGCGCGCTGGAACAAGGTGATCGAGAAGGCCGGCCTGCCGTTCCGGCTGACCGTGCCGCACAAGGCCTTCCACCGCCGCATCGGCACGCTGGCCGGCGTGCACGTCACGCCGGAAGGGCGCGTGGTCTCGCAGGCCGAGTGGGAAGCGCACCGCGACGAGTGGCTGCCCTCGGCCGAAGACCGCGCCTTCGTGGGCTCGCTGATGGGCCGGGTGGTGGAGCCGGGCAAGTTCGCCAACTGGATCGCGCCGCCGGTGATGGGCATCAACCGCCAGCCGATCGATTTCGAGTACGTGCGCTTCAACTGA
- the boxA gene encoding benzoyl-CoA 2,3-epoxidase subunit BoxA: protein MDMATQPVVIKQHLIDPEICIRCNTCEATCPVGAITHDERNYVVKADVCNACMACVPPCPTGAIDNWRTVPRARAYSVEEQLGWDELPPELTPDQWGAEGFEPVELEPVVHTPDTTAPQAGEETEFTAATYGSTVPPWSAAHAYTNLYGAKNPTTATVVGNVRVNEEGTANETHHIVLDFGAMPFPVLEGQSIGILPPGVDAQGRPHHARQYSIASPRNGERPGYNNVSLTVKRVTQDHQGRPVRGVCSNYLCDLKVGETVQVIGPFGTSFLMPNHPRSNIVMICTGTGSAPMRAMTEWRRRLRKSGKFEGGKLMLFFGARTKEELPYFGPLMSLPKDFIDINLAFSRTPGAPKRYVQDLMRERAPDLGELLKDPNTYIYVCGLKSMETGVLLALRDVAHASGLPWDLLAGALKREGRLHLETY, encoded by the coding sequence ATGGACATGGCCACGCAGCCGGTCGTCATCAAGCAGCATCTGATCGACCCGGAAATCTGCATCCGCTGCAACACGTGCGAGGCGACCTGCCCGGTCGGGGCAATCACGCACGACGAGCGCAACTACGTCGTGAAGGCCGACGTGTGCAACGCCTGCATGGCCTGCGTGCCGCCGTGCCCGACCGGCGCGATCGACAACTGGCGCACGGTGCCCCGCGCCCGGGCGTACAGCGTCGAGGAGCAACTCGGCTGGGACGAGCTGCCCCCCGAGCTCACGCCCGACCAGTGGGGCGCCGAGGGGTTCGAGCCGGTCGAGCTGGAGCCGGTGGTCCACACGCCGGACACGACCGCGCCGCAGGCGGGCGAGGAGACCGAGTTCACCGCCGCGACCTACGGCTCGACCGTGCCACCCTGGTCGGCCGCGCACGCCTACACCAACCTGTACGGCGCCAAGAACCCGACCACGGCGACCGTGGTCGGCAATGTGCGGGTCAACGAGGAAGGTACCGCCAACGAAACGCACCACATCGTGCTGGATTTCGGCGCGATGCCGTTCCCGGTGCTCGAGGGCCAGTCCATCGGCATCCTGCCGCCGGGTGTGGACGCGCAGGGCCGGCCGCACCATGCGCGGCAGTACTCGATCGCCAGCCCCCGCAACGGCGAGCGCCCGGGCTACAACAACGTGTCGCTCACGGTCAAGCGCGTCACGCAGGACCACCAGGGCCGCCCGGTGCGCGGCGTGTGCTCCAACTACCTGTGCGACCTGAAGGTGGGCGAGACGGTGCAGGTGATCGGCCCGTTCGGCACCAGCTTCCTGATGCCCAACCACCCGCGCTCGAACATCGTGATGATCTGCACCGGCACGGGCAGCGCGCCGATGCGCGCGATGACCGAATGGAGGCGCCGGCTGCGCAAGAGCGGCAAGTTCGAAGGCGGCAAGCTGATGCTCTTCTTCGGGGCGCGCACCAAGGAGGAGCTGCCCTACTTCGGGCCCCTGATGAGCCTGCCCAAGGACTTCATCGACATCAACCTCGCGTTCTCGCGCACGCCGGGGGCGCCCAAGCGCTACGTGCAAGACCTCATGCGCGAGCGCGCGCCCGACCTGGGCGAGCTGCTCAAAGACCCGAACACCTACATCTACGTGTGCGGACTCAAGAGCATGGAGACGGGGGTGCTGCTGGCGCTGCGCGACGTGGCCCACGCGAGCGGACTGCCGTGGGACCTCCTGGCCGGCGCGCTCAAGCGCGAGGGCCGACTCCACCTCGAGACGTACTGA
- a CDS encoding enoyl-CoA hydratase-related protein yields MKTLTLTRDARGVAHVQMNRPQVYNAFDETMIADLDGAFEELAGRPDVRVVVLSGAGKAFSAGADLQWMKRASEATREWNLEDARRFAGMLRCIHECPKPTVARVHGLALGGGVGLACACDIAVAAEGTQFAVSEARFGILPAVIGPYLVNAVGKRQAQRLALTAARIGAEEAQRLGLVQQVVPAAGLDEAIDAIVDELLASGPQAQVEIKRLFAQLEVGPVTEAVRELTAQTISRVRGTDEAREGFAAFLAKRPAAWIPPAGHGPRGTADGG; encoded by the coding sequence ATGAAGACCCTGACCCTCACCCGAGACGCCCGCGGCGTCGCCCATGTGCAGATGAACCGGCCGCAGGTGTACAACGCCTTCGACGAGACGATGATCGCCGACCTGGACGGCGCCTTCGAGGAGCTGGCGGGCCGCCCGGACGTGCGTGTGGTCGTGCTGTCGGGCGCCGGCAAAGCCTTCAGCGCGGGGGCCGACCTGCAGTGGATGAAGCGGGCCAGCGAGGCCACGCGCGAATGGAACCTGGAGGACGCGCGCCGCTTCGCGGGCATGCTGCGGTGCATCCACGAATGCCCCAAGCCCACGGTGGCGCGGGTGCACGGCTTGGCGCTGGGCGGCGGCGTGGGCCTGGCGTGCGCCTGCGACATCGCGGTGGCGGCCGAAGGCACGCAGTTCGCCGTGAGCGAGGCGCGCTTCGGCATCCTGCCCGCGGTGATCGGGCCCTACCTGGTCAATGCGGTGGGCAAGCGGCAGGCGCAGCGGCTGGCGCTCACCGCCGCGCGCATCGGCGCCGAGGAGGCGCAACGCCTCGGGCTGGTCCAGCAGGTGGTGCCCGCGGCGGGCCTGGACGAAGCGATCGACGCCATCGTGGACGAACTGCTCGCCAGCGGCCCGCAGGCCCAGGTGGAGATCAAGCGCCTGTTCGCGCAGCTGGAGGTCGGCCCGGTCACCGAGGCGGTGCGCGAACTCACCGCGCAGACGATCAGCCGCGTGCGCGGCACCGACGAAGCGCGCGAAGGGTTCGCGGCCTTCCTGGCGAAGCGGCCTGCGGCGTGGATCCCGCCGGCCGGGCACGGCCCCCGCGGCACCGCGGACGGCGGCTGA
- a CDS encoding MaoC family dehydratase, which yields MKFAEFEIGRVIEAGPVTVSEAEILEFARRYDPQWFHTEPEEAATRSRFGALIASGWHTCGIAMRLVVQAALNGSESFASPGLDYVRWPHPVRPGDSLRLRATVVDRRRSRSQPTLGILNWRWQLFNQHGIEVLDLKATSLFELPEADGPAAATAP from the coding sequence ATGAAGTTCGCCGAGTTCGAGATCGGGCGGGTCATCGAAGCGGGCCCGGTCACGGTGAGCGAGGCCGAGATCCTCGAGTTCGCGCGCCGCTACGACCCGCAGTGGTTCCACACCGAGCCCGAGGAGGCGGCCACGCGCAGCCGGTTCGGCGCGCTGATCGCCAGCGGCTGGCACACCTGCGGCATCGCGATGCGCCTGGTGGTGCAGGCGGCGCTCAACGGCTCGGAGTCGTTCGCCTCGCCCGGGCTGGACTACGTCCGCTGGCCGCACCCGGTGCGCCCGGGCGACAGCCTGCGCCTGCGCGCGACGGTCGTCGACCGGCGCCGCTCGCGCTCGCAGCCCACACTCGGTATCCTCAACTGGCGCTGGCAGCTCTTCAACCAGCACGGCATCGAGGTGCTGGACCTGAAGGCCACCAGCCTGTTCGAACTGCCCGAGGCCGACGGCCCGGCCGCCGCCACTGCGCCATGA
- a CDS encoding NADH-ubiquinone oxidoreductase-F iron-sulfur binding region domain-containing protein codes for MTPAAKVIPIEPHGPSRERRRERPRGRPVLPQAVTEVQSALGALPLRRDLLIEHLHALQDRYRQLTTAHLAALAQLLRLSQAEVFEVATFYHHFDVVREDAEGRYPAPPRLTVRVCESLACELAGAKELLARLPAVLGAEVRVIGAPCVGRCAQAPVAVVHQRPVPHASVDAVEQAVAAGAWQDEVPAHAIGYASYRAAGGYRLLQECAAGRRDAESVIRALEDAGLRGLGGAGFPAGRKWRLVRAQPAPRLLAVNLDEGEPGTFKDRHYLERDPHRFLEGMLIAAWAVGIEAVYLYLRDEYAGCRALLERELAALRADPPVPLPPIELRRGAGAYICGEESAMIESIEGKRGMPRLRPPYVAQVGLFGRPTLEHNFETLYWVRDLVERGPAWFTREGRHGRQGLRSFSVSGRVRHPGVKWAPAGITLRELVDEYCGGMAEGHELYAFLPGGASGGILPARFADVPLDFDTLQPYGCFIGSAAVIVLSQHDRAVDAARNLMRFFESESCGQCTPCRVGTAKARALIQQSQWDTALLEELSQAMRDASICGLGQAAPNPIDCVIRYFPHELGHPPSACGGMEGS; via the coding sequence ATGACGCCTGCCGCCAAGGTCATCCCCATCGAGCCGCACGGGCCCAGCCGCGAGCGGCGCCGCGAACGCCCGCGCGGCCGCCCGGTGCTGCCGCAGGCGGTGACCGAGGTGCAGAGCGCGCTGGGCGCACTGCCGTTGCGACGCGATCTGCTGATCGAACACCTGCACGCCTTGCAGGACCGCTACCGCCAGCTCACGACCGCGCACCTGGCCGCGCTGGCGCAGCTGTTGCGTCTGTCGCAGGCCGAGGTGTTCGAGGTCGCGACCTTCTATCACCACTTCGATGTCGTGCGCGAGGACGCCGAGGGCCGCTACCCCGCGCCGCCACGGCTGACCGTGCGGGTGTGCGAGAGCCTCGCTTGCGAGCTGGCGGGCGCCAAGGAGCTGCTGGCGCGCCTGCCGGCCGTGCTGGGCGCCGAGGTGCGCGTGATCGGCGCGCCGTGCGTCGGGCGCTGCGCGCAGGCGCCGGTGGCGGTGGTGCACCAGCGCCCGGTGCCCCACGCCAGCGTCGATGCGGTGGAGCAGGCCGTGGCCGCCGGCGCCTGGCAGGACGAGGTGCCGGCCCATGCGATCGGGTATGCGAGCTACCGCGCCGCGGGCGGCTATCGGCTCTTGCAGGAATGCGCGGCCGGCCGGCGGGATGCCGAATCGGTGATCCGCGCGCTCGAAGACGCCGGCTTGCGCGGCCTGGGCGGCGCTGGGTTCCCGGCCGGGCGCAAGTGGCGCCTGGTGCGCGCGCAGCCGGCGCCGCGCCTGCTGGCCGTCAACCTCGACGAGGGCGAGCCCGGCACCTTCAAGGACCGCCACTACCTGGAGCGCGACCCGCACCGCTTTCTCGAGGGCATGCTGATCGCCGCCTGGGCGGTGGGCATCGAGGCGGTCTACCTCTACCTGCGCGACGAGTACGCCGGCTGCCGCGCGTTGCTGGAGCGGGAGCTCGCGGCGCTGCGTGCCGACCCGCCCGTGCCGCTGCCGCCCATCGAGTTGCGGCGCGGCGCGGGCGCCTACATCTGCGGCGAGGAGTCCGCGATGATCGAGTCGATCGAGGGCAAGCGCGGCATGCCCCGCTTGCGCCCGCCCTATGTCGCGCAGGTGGGCCTGTTCGGGCGCCCGACGCTGGAGCACAACTTCGAGACGCTGTACTGGGTGCGCGATCTGGTCGAGCGCGGGCCCGCATGGTTCACGCGCGAAGGCCGCCATGGCCGCCAGGGGCTGCGCTCGTTCTCCGTCTCGGGGCGGGTGAGGCACCCGGGCGTCAAATGGGCGCCGGCCGGCATCACGCTGCGCGAGTTGGTGGACGAATACTGCGGCGGCATGGCCGAGGGCCACGAGCTCTACGCCTTCTTGCCCGGGGGCGCCTCGGGCGGCATCTTGCCCGCGCGGTTCGCGGACGTGCCGCTGGACTTCGACACGCTGCAGCCCTATGGTTGTTTCATCGGCTCGGCGGCCGTCATCGTGCTCTCGCAGCACGACCGGGCGGTCGATGCGGCGCGCAACCTGATGCGCTTCTTCGAGAGCGAGTCCTGCGGGCAGTGCACGCCCTGCCGCGTGGGCACGGCCAAGGCGCGGGCCCTGATCCAGCAGTCGCAGTGGGACACCGCGCTGCTGGAGGAGCTCTCCCAGGCGATGCGCGATGCGTCGATCTGCGGGCTGGGGCAGGCGGCGCCGAACCCGATCGACTGCGTGATCCGGTACTTCCCCCACGAACTGGGTCACCCCCCGAGCGCCTGCGGCGGGATGGAAGGATCTTGA